Proteins from one Aureimonas sp. SA4125 genomic window:
- a CDS encoding carotenoid 1,2-hydratase: MAAPAVRFARAIRLIATLLAVLLGLSAATAAERPYPAAEPGVPLVFPEDHGAHPDFRTEWWYVTGWLKTPDGQDLGFQVTFFRSRPSDGSPPAGRTLPPDESDNPSAFAPTQILFAHAALSDPAVGHLLHGERAAREGFGIAAAKTGDADVVLRDWNFRRDAAGRFTTVVATPEFAFELAFTPTQDVFPQGEDGYSRKGENPADASRYYSLPHLAVTGTLTRNGQSGGGQAVAVTGEAWLDREWSSNILSEGAVGWDWTGLNLDDGSALMAFRIRGENDATLWAGGSFRRPDGSIFRFDPDDVTLAPVRRWTSPRTDAAYPVEQTLTIRLPEGTRRFLLTPLFDDQELDGRSGGMPVYWEGAVTVPGGRGYLELTGYAGRLRM, translated from the coding sequence TTGGCTGCGCCTGCCGTCCGCTTCGCCCGAGCAATCCGCCTTATCGCCACCCTCCTGGCCGTCCTCCTCGGCCTGTCCGCAGCGACGGCCGCCGAACGCCCCTATCCGGCCGCCGAGCCGGGCGTCCCACTTGTCTTCCCCGAGGACCACGGCGCCCATCCCGATTTCCGCACGGAATGGTGGTACGTCACCGGCTGGCTGAAGACGCCGGATGGACAGGACCTCGGCTTCCAGGTCACCTTCTTCCGCAGCCGGCCCTCGGACGGCAGCCCGCCTGCCGGCAGGACCTTGCCGCCGGACGAGTCCGACAATCCGAGCGCCTTCGCGCCGACACAGATCCTCTTTGCCCATGCCGCCCTGTCCGACCCCGCCGTCGGCCATCTCCTCCACGGCGAGCGCGCCGCCCGCGAGGGATTTGGAATCGCCGCGGCGAAGACCGGCGACGCCGACGTCGTCCTGCGCGACTGGAATTTTCGCCGTGACGCCGCCGGGCGCTTCACCACGGTCGTCGCGACGCCCGAATTCGCCTTCGAGCTCGCTTTCACTCCCACGCAGGACGTCTTTCCGCAGGGCGAGGACGGCTACAGCCGCAAGGGCGAAAATCCGGCCGATGCCAGCCGCTACTATTCCCTCCCGCATCTCGCCGTCACCGGCACGCTGACCCGAAACGGCCAGAGCGGTGGCGGCCAGGCCGTCGCGGTCACCGGCGAGGCCTGGCTCGACCGCGAATGGTCGTCGAACATTCTGTCGGAAGGCGCCGTCGGCTGGGACTGGACCGGCCTCAATCTCGACGACGGCAGCGCGCTGATGGCGTTCCGAATCCGCGGAGAGAACGACGCGACGCTCTGGGCCGGCGGCTCCTTCCGCCGCCCCGACGGCAGCATCTTTCGGTTCGACCCTGACGACGTGACGCTCGCCCCGGTCCGCCGCTGGACCTCGCCGCGCACCGACGCCGCCTATCCCGTCGAGCAGACCCTCACCATTCGGCTTCCCGAGGGCACGCGCCGCTTCCTCCTCACGCCGCTCTTCGACGACCAGGAACTCGACGGCCGCTCGGGCGGCATGCCGGTGTACTGGGAGGGCGCGGTGACCGTGCCGGGAGGGCGAGGCTATCTGGAGCTGACGGGCTATGCGGGGAGGCTCAGGATGTGA
- a CDS encoding FtsX-like permease family protein yields the protein MAAEPGLFAARLALRWLILGEARAHPARFLGTVIAIAVGVALGFAVHLVNGSALASFDGAMRSVNGAADLSVRAASPLGFDENLYPQVIGVAGVADASPVVSLEARAGGAGFTLLGLDIIRAATVTPSLVGQRTNGADTGGLFDATALFLSRAALDATGAGIGTVLPVRANGRTATLRVAGVLAGVPDGQAIGVMDIAAAQWRFDRLGRLDRLDLKLRDAPAARTAIAALLPADASLASTETEAAQGSALSRAYRVNLDMLALVALITGGFLVFSAQSLSVARRLRAFALVRTLGLPRRGIVAVVALEGFVIGILGALAGLVAGYALASLALRYLGGDLGAGYFRGAAAGVVFQPLAAVVFGALGVGAALLGSVLPALAASKAAPAAALKNSGDMLDPRRPVPWKPALVLMAAGGLASFAPPLGNLPILGFAGMALILAGGVAGVPWLARKLLAPLARREGRGVALPLAVRHVHGAPGAAATALCGIVASTALMIAMATMVTSFRGAVDQWLVDVLSADVYLRAESGAGFDPEMQARLAAVPGVAAIAFSRQIPLTLRPDRPPVTLIARPVDPEAMVLIAEAETPAAAATPQDETAAPSGAPIPVYVSEPAARLYDWQPGDVIALPLGEGEEFRVTGVWRDYARQQGAIVIGSADYQRLTGDTARGEAAVTLSPGADADATGAALLEALPEEVRSTVSIARPATLRRFALDLFDKSFAVTYVLEAVAILVGLAGVAATMSSQTIARVREFGMLRHLGVGKGQIMAMLGLEGALLGAVGGLAGTGLGLVLSQVLIHVINPQSFNWTMTTILPLGTILAVVSALVLAAAGTALVAGRRANATSAVLAVREDW from the coding sequence ATGGCGGCTGAGCCCGGTCTTTTCGCCGCGCGGCTGGCGCTGCGCTGGCTGATCCTCGGCGAAGCGCGCGCCCATCCCGCACGCTTTCTGGGGACGGTGATCGCCATCGCGGTCGGCGTCGCGCTCGGCTTTGCCGTGCATCTCGTCAACGGCTCGGCGCTTGCCTCCTTCGATGGCGCCATGCGCAGCGTCAACGGCGCGGCCGACCTCTCGGTGCGCGCGGCAAGCCCGCTCGGCTTCGACGAGAACCTCTACCCCCAGGTGATCGGCGTCGCGGGCGTTGCGGATGCCAGCCCCGTCGTCAGCCTCGAGGCGCGGGCAGGGGGCGCGGGCTTCACGCTTCTCGGCCTCGACATCATCCGCGCCGCGACGGTGACGCCGAGCCTCGTCGGCCAGCGCACGAACGGCGCGGACACCGGCGGTCTGTTCGACGCGACGGCGCTGTTTCTCTCGCGCGCCGCGCTCGATGCGACGGGCGCCGGGATCGGGACGGTTCTGCCGGTCCGCGCCAATGGCCGCACGGCGACGCTGCGGGTCGCCGGCGTTCTTGCCGGCGTGCCGGACGGCCAGGCGATCGGCGTGATGGACATCGCGGCCGCGCAATGGCGTTTCGACCGGCTTGGCCGCCTCGACCGGCTCGACCTGAAACTGCGTGACGCGCCCGCGGCCCGGACGGCGATCGCCGCCTTGCTGCCGGCGGATGCGAGCCTTGCCAGCACGGAGACGGAGGCCGCGCAGGGCAGCGCCCTGTCCCGGGCCTACCGCGTCAATCTCGACATGCTGGCGCTGGTGGCGCTGATCACCGGCGGCTTCCTCGTCTTTTCGGCGCAGTCGCTGTCGGTGGCGCGGCGGCTGCGGGCGTTTGCCCTGGTGCGCACGCTGGGACTTCCCCGGCGCGGCATCGTCGCGGTGGTCGCGCTCGAAGGTTTCGTGATCGGCATCTTGGGCGCTCTGGCCGGGCTCGTCGCCGGCTATGCCCTCGCCAGCCTTGCGCTGCGTTATCTCGGCGGCGATCTCGGCGCCGGTTATTTCCGGGGCGCCGCTGCGGGCGTCGTCTTCCAGCCGCTGGCCGCCGTCGTCTTCGGGGCGCTCGGCGTTGGCGCCGCGCTCCTCGGCAGCGTGCTGCCGGCGCTGGCAGCGTCGAAGGCGGCCCCCGCGGCGGCCCTGAAGAACAGCGGCGACATGTTGGATCCGCGCAGGCCCGTGCCGTGGAAGCCGGCGCTGGTGCTGATGGCGGCGGGCGGGCTCGCCAGTTTTGCGCCGCCCCTCGGCAATCTGCCGATTCTCGGCTTTGCCGGCATGGCGCTGATTCTGGCCGGCGGCGTCGCGGGTGTCCCCTGGCTCGCGCGAAAGCTCCTGGCGCCGCTCGCGCGCCGAGAGGGACGCGGTGTCGCGCTGCCGCTCGCGGTGCGCCATGTCCACGGGGCGCCGGGCGCGGCGGCAACGGCGCTCTGCGGCATCGTCGCCAGCACCGCGCTGATGATCGCCATGGCGACCATGGTCACGAGCTTTCGCGGCGCCGTCGACCAGTGGCTCGTCGACGTGCTCTCGGCCGACGTCTATCTCCGCGCCGAGAGCGGCGCCGGCTTCGACCCCGAAATGCAGGCGCGCCTCGCGGCCGTCCCGGGTGTTGCGGCCATCGCCTTCAGCCGGCAGATCCCGTTGACGCTCCGGCCCGACCGACCCCCGGTGACACTGATCGCGCGGCCCGTCGATCCCGAGGCGATGGTGCTGATCGCAGAAGCCGAGACGCCTGCGGCCGCCGCGACGCCGCAGGACGAGACGGCGGCGCCGAGCGGGGCACCCATTCCCGTCTACGTATCCGAGCCCGCCGCGCGCCTCTACGACTGGCAGCCCGGCGACGTGATCGCGCTGCCGCTCGGCGAGGGCGAAGAGTTCCGGGTGACCGGCGTGTGGCGAGACTATGCGCGGCAGCAGGGCGCCATCGTCATCGGCAGCGCCGACTACCAGCGCCTCACCGGCGACACCGCGCGCGGCGAGGCGGCGGTGACGCTGTCCCCGGGCGCCGACGCCGATGCGACCGGCGCGGCACTGCTCGAAGCCTTGCCGGAGGAGGTGCGGTCCACCGTCTCGATCGCCCGGCCGGCGACGCTCCGGCGGTTCGCCCTCGACCTTTTCGACAAGAGCTTTGCCGTGACCTACGTGCTGGAGGCGGTGGCGATCCTCGTCGGCCTTGCCGGCGTTGCCGCGACCATGTCGTCGCAGACCATCGCTCGGGTGCGCGAGTTCGGCATGCTGCGCCATCTCGGTGTCGGCAAGGGGCAGATCATGGCGATGCTCGGGCTGGAGGGTGCGCTTCTCGGCGCCGTCGGCGGGCTGGCCGGCACGGGCCTCGGCCTCGTTCTGTCGCAGGTGCTGATCCATGTGATCAACCCGCAGAGCTTCAACTGGACGATGACGACGATCCTGCCGCTCGGCACCATCCTCGCCGTCGTCTCCGCTCTGGTGCTTGCCGCCGCCGGCACCGCGCTCGTCGCCGGACGCCGTGCGAACGCGACGAGTGCCGTGCTGGCGGTGCGGGAGGATTGGTGA
- a CDS encoding aminotransferase class V-fold PLP-dependent enzyme: protein MNHHPGLFIPGPTNVPDTVRRAMSVPQEDMRSHDFPKLTLPLFADLKKVFQTQKGQPFIYPSTGTGGWEAVLTNTLNPGDKVLISTFGQFSVLWADMCQRLGFTVQIVDVEWGKGVPVETFADILAADRAHEIKAVLGTHNETATGVTSDVAGMRKALDASDHPALLFIDGVSSIASIDFRMDEWGVDGIVAGSQKGFMLPTGLALICVSEKALEAHKSSRFPRCFFSFEDMQRTNKDGYFPYTPATPLLRGLRASLDLLFEEGLENVFARHHHIASGVRAAVSAWGLDLMAREPKWHSDTVSAVCVPADVDAVKVLRRAYDRYGVSFGSGLTRLSGKVFRIGHIGATNEMMLLGALSVAEMALVDCGAKIALGSGVAAAQSRYCTDQTVLAKAA from the coding sequence ATGAACCACCATCCAGGTCTCTTCATTCCGGGCCCGACCAACGTCCCGGACACCGTCCGGCGTGCCATGAGCGTTCCGCAGGAGGATATGCGCTCGCACGATTTTCCAAAACTCACTCTGCCGCTCTTCGCCGATCTGAAGAAGGTCTTCCAGACGCAGAAGGGCCAGCCCTTCATCTATCCGTCGACGGGGACGGGCGGCTGGGAAGCTGTGCTGACGAACACCCTCAACCCGGGCGACAAGGTGCTGATCTCGACCTTCGGCCAGTTCTCCGTGCTCTGGGCCGACATGTGCCAGCGCCTCGGCTTCACGGTGCAGATCGTCGACGTCGAATGGGGCAAGGGCGTTCCCGTGGAGACGTTCGCCGACATCCTCGCCGCCGACAGGGCGCATGAGATCAAGGCCGTGCTCGGCACGCATAACGAGACGGCGACGGGCGTCACCTCGGACGTCGCCGGCATGCGCAAGGCGCTCGACGCCTCGGACCATCCGGCACTCCTCTTCATCGACGGCGTCTCCTCGATCGCCTCGATCGATTTTCGCATGGACGAATGGGGCGTCGACGGCATCGTCGCGGGGAGCCAGAAGGGCTTCATGCTGCCGACCGGCCTCGCCCTCATCTGCGTCAGCGAGAAGGCTCTGGAAGCGCACAAGTCCTCGCGGTTTCCGCGCTGCTTCTTCTCCTTCGAGGACATGCAGCGCACCAACAAGGACGGCTATTTCCCCTATACGCCGGCGACCCCGCTGCTACGCGGCCTGCGCGCGTCGCTGGATCTCCTTTTCGAGGAGGGCCTGGAAAACGTCTTCGCGCGGCATCACCACATCGCTTCCGGCGTGCGGGCGGCGGTATCGGCCTGGGGGCTCGACCTCATGGCCCGCGAGCCGAAATGGCATTCCGATACCGTGTCGGCGGTCTGCGTGCCGGCCGATGTCGACGCGGTCAAGGTGCTGCGCCGGGCCTATGATCGCTATGGCGTCTCGTTCGGTTCGGGCCTGACGCGTCTCAGCGGCAAGGTTTTTCGGATCGGCCACATCGGCGCGACGAACGAGATGATGCTGCTCGGCGCCCTGTCGGTGGCCGAGATGGCCCTCGTCGACTGCGGCGCGAAGATCGCGCTCGGCTCGGGCGTCGCCGCGGCGCAATCTCGCTATTGCACGGACCAGACCGTCCTTGCGAAGGCCGCATAG
- a CDS encoding amidohydrolase family protein: MDLILRNAFLADRPGRPVDIGIAGGRIAAIEDSLAADGQSLDVSGCLVSSGFVETHIHLDKSCIMERCRSVRGDITEAIEEVAKAKRGFTAEDVYARARRTVEKAILHGTTDMRTHVEVDPGIGLVSLDAIEQLARDYAFALGIEICVFPQEGMTNNPGTEELMIAAMKRGARVVGAAPYTDSDPHGQIDRVFAIARDFDADIDMHLDFGRLDGTESLDLDYVCAQTEKFGRGGRVAIGHVTKLSYADPERFAGAARRLADAGVALTVLPATDLFLMGRDRTHAHSRGVTRAHDLLAHGVNCSLSTNNVLNPFTPYGDASLVRMANLNANICHIASAADLAACFAMVTTRAAKLMNLGDYGLSVGKSADLVVIDGATPEGVVAEVAPVLASFKRGRPVMTRARAEIHRPG; the protein is encoded by the coding sequence ATGGACTTGATCCTCAGAAACGCTTTTCTCGCCGATCGCCCCGGCCGGCCGGTCGACATCGGCATCGCCGGCGGGCGCATCGCCGCCATCGAGGACAGCCTGGCCGCAGACGGCCAGAGCCTCGACGTCTCGGGCTGCCTCGTCTCATCGGGCTTCGTCGAGACGCACATCCATCTCGACAAGTCCTGCATCATGGAGCGCTGCCGCTCGGTGCGCGGCGATATCACCGAGGCGATCGAGGAGGTGGCGAAAGCCAAGCGCGGCTTCACCGCCGAGGACGTCTACGCCCGTGCCCGCCGCACGGTGGAAAAGGCGATCCTCCACGGCACGACGGATATGCGCACCCATGTCGAGGTAGACCCCGGCATCGGCCTTGTCTCCCTCGACGCCATCGAGCAGCTCGCCCGGGATTATGCCTTCGCCCTCGGCATCGAGATCTGCGTCTTCCCGCAGGAGGGAATGACGAACAATCCCGGTACCGAAGAGCTGATGATCGCCGCCATGAAGCGCGGGGCAAGGGTCGTCGGCGCCGCGCCCTACACCGACAGCGACCCGCACGGCCAGATCGACCGCGTCTTTGCCATCGCCCGCGATTTCGACGCCGACATCGACATGCATCTGGATTTCGGCCGACTCGACGGGACGGAGAGTCTCGATCTCGATTACGTCTGCGCGCAGACCGAAAAATTCGGCCGTGGCGGCCGCGTCGCCATCGGCCACGTCACCAAGCTGAGCTATGCCGACCCCGAGCGGTTTGCCGGTGCCGCAAGACGCCTCGCGGACGCCGGCGTCGCCCTCACCGTCCTCCCCGCGACCGACCTCTTCCTGATGGGCCGCGACAGGACGCACGCCCATTCGCGCGGCGTCACGCGGGCGCACGACCTCCTCGCGCATGGCGTCAATTGCTCGCTCTCCACCAACAACGTCCTCAACCCCTTCACCCCCTATGGTGACGCCTCGCTCGTGCGCATGGCCAACCTCAACGCCAACATCTGCCACATCGCCAGCGCGGCAGACCTTGCGGCGTGTTTTGCGATGGTCACCACGCGGGCGGCAAAGCTGATGAACCTTGGCGACTACGGACTTTCCGTCGGCAAGTCGGCGGACCTCGTCGTTATCGACGGCGCGACGCCCGAGGGCGTCGTGGCGGAGGTCGCGCCGGTGCTGGCGTCTTTCAAGCGCGGGCGGCCGGTGATGACCCGGGCGCGGGCGGAGATCCATCGGCCGGGGTAA
- a CDS encoding histidine kinase dimerization/phosphoacceptor domain -containing protein, giving the protein MGDAKSKLTKAYDLSNLGGDLTVCDREPIHIPGSIQPHGLLLVVDRQTMRVVAGAGDLETRLAVNWLGSDLETLIGKAAPPGGSAHAPAVIEVEGRGEKFDAVFHQSAPHLVVELEPVADIRRSASAVLAYLDHAGTGFGRACDLGALCDQAATVFRDLTGFDRVMIYRFLEDETGTVVAEARDPALGSFLNHHFPASDIPKQARALYVRHHVRVIPDVGYDPAPLRPAGFAGLDLSDASLRSVSPIHIRYLQNMGVCASASISIVKDGMLWGLVACHHRTPRNLAVDMRAACGVLAGGLARQIRAREEAEIYRERLRLRAAEDAIVARLAREGMDSELSLSSLSELQRMLGADGFALVQGRDVRPTGSCPDAAAILAIAVWLQAQSGPDPVATDRLSRLHAPAEAYRETASGLLSVTPPGQPPIAYLWFRAERVEVIKWAGDPHKAIVQAEGEILNPRASFAAWSETVRGAARPWTLGEIEAAGRLRDAVVKERQSRRLQALNRELTATLAEKEGLLRQKDYLVKEVNHRVQNSLQLVSAFLSMQSRASKDPAVVSELDEAQRRLTAVALVHRRLHQDDNVELIDLGRYLEELCEDMRRSMGSEWSDHLKVDLAPILVPADRAVSTGLILTELIINARKYAYDGEPGRISIVLEPYRSSFRLIVADEGRGMQAPEMGFGTRMIRAIVERLDGNISYDSNGPGLRAILTAAVGVAHA; this is encoded by the coding sequence GTGGGCGATGCGAAATCCAAACTGACCAAGGCCTATGATCTCTCCAACCTCGGCGGCGATCTGACGGTCTGTGATCGGGAGCCGATCCATATTCCAGGGTCCATCCAGCCACACGGGCTGCTCCTGGTGGTCGATCGGCAGACCATGCGGGTCGTCGCCGGTGCTGGCGATCTCGAAACGCGGCTGGCCGTGAATTGGCTCGGATCGGATCTCGAGACGCTGATCGGCAAGGCTGCGCCTCCGGGCGGTTCCGCTCACGCGCCGGCGGTAATCGAGGTCGAGGGGCGCGGGGAGAAGTTTGACGCGGTCTTCCATCAGTCCGCGCCGCACCTTGTGGTCGAGCTCGAGCCGGTTGCCGACATCCGGCGTTCGGCGAGCGCGGTCCTGGCCTATCTCGACCACGCCGGCACCGGCTTTGGCCGCGCCTGCGACCTCGGCGCCCTGTGCGACCAGGCGGCGACAGTCTTCCGTGACCTCACCGGGTTTGACCGGGTCATGATCTATCGCTTTCTCGAGGACGAGACCGGCACCGTCGTGGCGGAAGCCCGTGATCCGGCCCTCGGCTCCTTTCTCAATCATCATTTTCCCGCCTCCGACATCCCGAAGCAGGCGCGCGCCCTTTATGTGCGCCACCACGTCCGGGTGATCCCGGATGTCGGCTATGACCCGGCGCCCTTGCGCCCCGCAGGTTTCGCTGGGCTGGACCTCAGCGACGCATCGCTGCGCAGCGTCTCACCGATCCACATCCGTTACCTCCAGAACATGGGCGTCTGCGCTTCCGCGTCGATCTCAATCGTCAAGGACGGCATGCTGTGGGGGCTCGTCGCCTGCCACCACCGCACGCCGCGCAATCTCGCCGTCGACATGCGGGCTGCCTGCGGGGTTCTGGCCGGGGGACTCGCCCGACAGATCCGCGCCCGGGAGGAGGCCGAAATCTACCGCGAGCGCTTGCGTCTGCGGGCGGCAGAGGATGCGATCGTGGCGCGTCTGGCCCGCGAGGGCATGGACTCCGAACTCTCTCTGTCGAGCCTCTCTGAACTGCAGAGGATGCTGGGGGCCGACGGCTTTGCCCTGGTGCAGGGGCGCGACGTGCGCCCGACCGGCAGCTGTCCGGACGCCGCGGCGATCCTGGCGATTGCAGTCTGGCTGCAAGCCCAGAGCGGACCCGATCCCGTTGCGACGGATCGACTGTCCCGCCTCCACGCGCCGGCCGAGGCCTACCGCGAAACCGCCAGCGGTCTTCTCTCTGTCACCCCGCCGGGCCAGCCACCGATCGCCTACCTGTGGTTCCGGGCCGAGCGGGTCGAGGTGATCAAGTGGGCAGGCGATCCGCACAAGGCCATAGTCCAGGCCGAGGGCGAGATCCTCAACCCCCGCGCCTCCTTCGCCGCCTGGAGCGAGACCGTCCGCGGCGCCGCACGGCCCTGGACGCTCGGCGAGATCGAGGCGGCCGGAAGGCTGCGCGACGCGGTGGTCAAGGAGCGGCAGAGCCGGCGTCTCCAAGCGCTGAACCGCGAGCTCACAGCGACATTGGCCGAGAAGGAGGGCCTGCTTCGCCAGAAGGACTACCTGGTGAAGGAAGTGAACCACCGGGTGCAGAACAGCCTGCAGCTCGTATCCGCCTTCCTTTCCATGCAGTCCCGCGCCTCGAAGGATCCGGCCGTCGTCAGCGAACTCGACGAGGCGCAGCGCCGGCTGACCGCGGTCGCCCTCGTGCACCGGCGGCTGCATCAGGACGACAATGTCGAACTGATCGATCTCGGTCGTTACCTGGAAGAGCTGTGCGAGGATATGCGCCGATCCATGGGGTCGGAGTGGAGCGACCATTTGAAGGTCGATCTCGCCCCGATCCTCGTGCCGGCCGATCGCGCGGTCAGCACGGGACTGATCTTGACCGAGCTCATCATCAATGCCCGGAAATACGCCTATGACGGCGAGCCCGGCAGGATCTCCATCGTGCTCGAGCCTTATCGCAGCAGTTTCCGGCTGATCGTCGCCGACGAGGGGCGGGGCATGCAGGCTCCCGAAATGGGTTTCGGGACAAGGATGATCCGCGCGATCGTCGAGCGGCTGGACGGCAACATCAGCTACGACAGCAACGGTCCGGGCCTTCGGGCGATCCTGACGGCAGCCGTCGGTGTCGCGCACGCCTGA
- a CDS encoding biliverdin-producing heme oxygenase → MTPAHLVLRHGTADAHEMVDAAFGRFDLGRAEDYRHFLLAQARVLLPLEARLATALHLPFRPRGHLLASDLASLDAVVPEPLTVEGLDGEEALLGALYVLEGSRLGGGMLARRVGPDLPRAFLGATHLRGEWRTLLAALDAAGETEAAQAAMVSGARFVFNLYAEAAGRPLAIA, encoded by the coding sequence GTGACGCCTGCCCATCTCGTTCTTCGCCATGGCACCGCCGACGCTCACGAAATGGTCGATGCCGCCTTCGGGCGCTTCGACCTCGGCCGGGCCGAGGACTACCGCCACTTTCTCCTGGCGCAGGCACGGGTGCTGCTGCCGCTCGAAGCGCGGCTGGCGACAGCGCTGCATCTACCCTTCCGCCCTCGCGGCCACCTTCTCGCCAGCGACCTCGCTTCGCTCGATGCCGTCGTTCCCGAGCCGCTGACGGTCGAGGGACTGGATGGTGAGGAAGCGCTTCTGGGCGCGCTCTACGTGCTCGAGGGATCCCGGCTCGGCGGCGGCATGCTGGCGCGCCGTGTCGGCCCCGATCTGCCACGCGCGTTTCTCGGCGCGACGCATCTGCGGGGCGAATGGCGGACGCTTCTGGCTGCGCTCGACGCCGCGGGCGAGACCGAGGCGGCGCAGGCGGCCATGGTCTCCGGGGCGCGCTTTGTCTTCAACCTTTATGCCGAAGCGGCGGGACGTCCCCTGGCCATCGCCTGA
- a CDS encoding ABC transporter ATP-binding protein, producing the protein MPPTPSRAETAGLVGTRAATRTLAVASLAKSVPGGRLLFSGLDLDVGAGEVVAIVGESGVGKSTLLNILAGLDDSDSGSVAIEGTVLGDLDEVRRTRLRRERIGFVFQAFHILPYLTLGQNVALPLALVSTNAAEISARAEAMLAAVGLGDRGADYARDLSGGELQRVAIARALVHRPALILADEPTGNLDPSTAATVLALFAGAARQGGSAAVIVTHSRATAAIADRILTLTADGLRDLDGG; encoded by the coding sequence ATGCCACCCACCCCCTCTCGGGCCGAAACCGCAGGACTTGTCGGCACCCGCGCGGCTACAAGGACGCTGGCCGTCGCTTCCCTCGCCAAATCCGTTCCGGGCGGACGGCTGCTGTTTTCCGGGCTCGACCTCGATGTCGGGGCTGGAGAGGTCGTCGCCATCGTCGGCGAATCCGGCGTCGGCAAATCGACGCTCCTCAACATCCTCGCCGGTCTCGACGACAGCGATTCCGGCAGCGTCGCCATCGAGGGCACCGTCCTTGGCGATCTCGACGAAGTCAGGCGCACGCGGCTGCGGCGCGAGCGTATCGGCTTCGTTTTCCAGGCCTTTCACATCCTGCCCTATCTGACGCTCGGCCAGAACGTCGCTCTGCCGCTGGCGCTGGTCTCGACCAACGCCGCCGAGATTTCTGCCCGCGCCGAGGCGATGCTCGCGGCCGTCGGCCTCGGCGACAGGGGCGCGGACTATGCGCGCGATCTCTCCGGCGGCGAATTGCAGCGCGTCGCCATCGCGCGTGCGCTTGTCCACCGGCCGGCGCTGATCCTCGCCGACGAGCCGACCGGCAACCTCGACCCGTCGACCGCCGCAACCGTGCTCGCGCTCTTTGCCGGTGCCGCCCGACAAGGCGGCTCGGCCGCCGTGATCGTCACCCATTCCCGCGCCACCGCGGCCATCGCCGATCGCATCCTCACTCTCACCGCCGACGGACTCCGGGACCTCGATGGCGGCTGA
- the aroQ gene encoding type II 3-dehydroquinate dehydratase, with amino-acid sequence MTRPIFILNGPNLNLLGKRQPEIYGRETLADVEGECRQQAETLGLAIRFHQSNAEFQIIDWIHEAREAGSGIIINPAAFTHTSVAILDALNTFDGPVLEVHISNVHKREAFRHHSYVSLRAEGVIAGFGVEGYVLAVRRMATLLGMAKV; translated from the coding sequence ATGACCAGACCGATCTTCATTCTGAACGGCCCGAACCTCAACCTTCTCGGCAAGCGCCAGCCGGAGATCTACGGGCGTGAAACGCTTGCCGACGTCGAGGGCGAATGCCGGCAGCAGGCGGAGACGCTCGGGCTCGCCATACGCTTTCACCAGAGCAATGCCGAGTTCCAGATCATCGACTGGATCCACGAGGCGCGCGAGGCGGGATCGGGCATCATCATCAATCCCGCCGCGTTCACTCACACCTCGGTCGCCATTCTGGACGCCCTCAACACGTTCGACGGCCCTGTACTGGAAGTCCACATTTCCAACGTCCACAAGCGCGAAGCGTTTCGCCACCACTCCTATGTCTCGCTGCGCGCTGAAGGCGTGATCGCCGGCTTCGGCGTCGAGGGGTATGTCCTGGCCGTACGGCGGATGGCGACGCTGCTCGGTATGGCCAAGGTCTGA